The genomic segment aaatgttaaaagaagtTAGAGATGATTAAAAAGTTTCATTAATTTTGGATAGCACTggaacaccaccccccccccctggaacCTCCAGTCCACGCGTGGATTCTGCATCAAGTCTGTGGATGAACTCACCTCCCAGCGTCCGTAGGTCAGCATGAGCAGACAGAACGGGATGGCCGTCCCCGTCATGGCGTGTGTGGACGGCATGCTGTACTCGGAGTTGTAGAAGACCTCCACCTTCACCACGGGTGGGGACGCCGGGCGGGACCAGCGGACCATGTCCTTCGTGGACTGTCCCACGAACAGGTTCCAGGCCCACACGATGATGAGTCTCCGGCTGACCAGGGCGTCGATGTTCCagaagaggaaggggaagaagatgatgaagaacatCTCATTCCCCAGCTCGGTCCCGAAAGTGAACAGGTAGAACAGAAGcttgttgtggaccaggaactCCTGACCCCCGTCCCCCGTCAGGGAGTTCCTCCGGAGGGGTTTCGCCTTGGCCGCGTCTGGATCCACATCGGGGGGTGCTGACGGACCGTCGGGCCCGGACTCACCCTGCATCCCGTTACCCAGCGCCGCCGAGGCATCCCCGGCCGATCCGTTCCCGACACCAGCCTCCGAGCCCTGGAGCCTCCTCTTCAGACCGGGACGGTCCGGCTCCGGGGGTCCTCTGTCCACCGCGGTCGGTTTGACAGGAAATGTCCCCTGAACGCCGCATAAATGTTGAAATCTGGCCACATGACGCGGGTCTTGGAGATAATTACACATATGGACGAAAGTCTTCACAAAGTTGTTGGCCATGACTCCAAACAAGCGCTTAGTTTAACGAGACAACAGCGTTCCGTCATAAGGCGCTCATGTTCATCCAGCCGGTTTACAGAGACACGGGGGTCCGTGAACGCCGCATCGCCCCAGAGATCCTCTATTCGAAGCGAGTCTTCAGCGAAAAGCGCAGCCCGGTTCGGTCCGGCTGGGTCCCGGTGGCCGCATGCAGCAGACGGACCTTGTACTGCAGGATGGAGGTCCGAACGGATGGATCCAAAGTCCGTCACAGATAACCGTTACTCCACtggctgacagacagacagacggacagacagacagccgcTCCGCAGCTGCGTCACCGGAGACGGTTTCCTGAGCGGCTGTTTCCTGTCTGCGTCCACGGGGGGGGGACCAGAACTTAGTATTGATTCTGTCACAAATAAGCCatacaatgatgatgatgatttatgaaaagtgaggaagaaaaaaaaaaaaaagtgaaatcctattaaaatacaaacaaatcaacaggAAATGACGTTCATCTATGCGTGTTACTCTCGCGATATCTCGAGGTTCGGTTCTGCGTCGGGAGCACAACGCGACCCACGTGGAccactgtactgtaaatgtgaACTAATGTGATTGAAATGAGCGGAAATTTGTgctacaaaaacaaattaattgtgTGGATCTACTTATATTTTTACAAATGTACTCAAATAAATCCTTGgacatgacattttaatcatttatacaTTTGGAGCATCGTAGAGTTGGACATATTTTCTCACAGAACATGTTTGATTCCACTCCCTGgtttctcttcttctgcttcttcttctcaggTCCAAATTCTTCGATTAATTTCACGTTTATCTGTCAAAGTTCAGAATCTTCAAGTATCACCCGACTGGACCTCTAATACATTATATTACAAATTCAGGCTGGaattaaatcttaaattttCAATGTTATCTGCTATTTTCATATTGAAATAAAACGTATTATGCATAATGTTTCCTTCTTGGTTTGTCTTTTCTATTAACCACAGAAGGATTTGACATAACTCGTTGAGATTGAGCTAATTTAATTAGGTTCAATCAGGTTGCCGCTGgacaatttaaatgttaaactgtTCGTGTTcatgatattttaaattaaaaaaagtaagatatatcacaatagaacacaagttatttatttcacaaacctATCGGGGTAATTTAGATTAATGTAAGTAATGAATTCTGGAATGCTGCCGCCTAGATGAGAACCAATGAATGTATCTGAAGTTAGACATCACAACAGCAGAACAACACCGGAACATCCTGGAAAATAAAACGATCCAATCTAAGGCTGGTTTAATTCCACTCagatatattaaatattatccGTTATATTTTCTTATATAAGTAGTACTCAGTAGaatatgaaaattaattttgataGTAGGTTGAGTTAGTGTTACAGTTAAATATATTGCTATATTCATACTTGTGGACCACTTTGTGTCGGTAAATATATCTGTCAGAATAAATTTTTTGTGGTGTCTTAACAAGGAATCTACCATTTAATGCAGATCTCACAGGTGTATTTGAAGTTAAATTGAAAACCGTGAGATACTTGGTGAGGAGACTTTTATTTCTAGACCTCCTCCCGGATGTGGTTTCGTGTAACTTGACAGCTGGGGTCCAGGCGCAGACTGGGCAGCGAGCTGAGGGGGGTAGTTTATCCCTTCACACCAACCGAGCATCCCGGAGTGTCTCCTGGACCCTCAGAATGCACGGGGGCAAGAGGGGCCTGGTGGCCCCGCAGAACACCTTTCTGGAAAATATTGTCCGCAGGTCCAGCGGTGAGTTTGACtttgaaa from the Antennarius striatus isolate MH-2024 chromosome 19, ASM4005453v1, whole genome shotgun sequence genome contains:
- the sgpp1a gene encoding sphingosine-1-phosphate phosphatase 1 is translated as MANNFVKTFVHMCNYLQDPRHVARFQHLCGVQGTFPVKPTAVDRGPPEPDRPGLKRRLQGSEAGVGNGSAGDASAALGNGMQGESGPDGPSAPPDVDPDAAKAKPLRRNSLTGDGGQEFLVHNKLLFYLFTFGTELGNEMFFIIFFPFLFWNIDALVSRRLIIVWAWNLFVGQSTKDMVRWSRPASPPVVKVEVFYNSEYSMPSTHAMTGTAIPFCLLMLTYGRWEYPFLFGFLVALSWSVLVCVSRVYMGMHSVLEVITGFLYSILILTFFQPILDKIDTFYMMDSYAPVMIIVSHVSLGLVAFSLDSWSTSRGDTAQALGTGAGVALGTHVNYQLGLLKDPPLSSLPLTLPLISTSLLAVSLLRFLMGVAVLLVTRMAMKAVTIPFLCQLLGLPSDDVRQARQHMKVELPYRYIVYSVVGFSCVCVVPLLFRILNFD